Proteins encoded by one window of Enterobacter hormaechei subsp. xiangfangensis:
- a CDS encoding alpha-amylase yields the protein MKRTALAVLMLPAFAHADWSSPGFNAFSAEGTGVFTSQATLAKGTRPLTLSLDNACWQPTGAIKLNEMLSLKPCEGTPPQWRLFRDGVYQMRIDTRSGTPTLMLTVQSAAPQPVANVTRQCPKWDGKPLTIDVVNTFPEGTVVRDFYTKQTATVQNGKVTLQPAANSNGLLLLERAETDKPAPFSWQNATVYFVLTDRFVNGDPTNDNSYGRHKDGMQEIGTFHGGDLKGLTSKLDYLQQLGVNALWISSPLEQIHGWVGGGTKGDFPHYAYHGYYTQDWTKLDANMGNEDDLRQLVDDAHRRGIRVLFDIVMNHAGYATLADMQEYQFGALYLQGDELKKTLGERWTDWKPGAGQSWHSFNDYINFSDKAAWEKWWGKKWIRTDIGDYDNPGFDDLTMSLAFLPDLKTESKIPSGLPNFYQHKPDTNAKVMTNFTPRDYLTHWLSQWVRDYGIDGFRVDTAKHVEPEAWQQLKNQASQALAAWKAANPDKKLDDAPFWMTGESWGHGVMQSDYYRHGFDAMINFDYQEQAAKAVDCLADMDLTWQQMAEKLQSFNVLSYLSSHDTRLFREGGQRAAELLLLAPGSVQIYYGDESERPFGPTGSDPLQGTRSDMNWQDVTGKQALTVAHWQLLGQFRARHPAVGEGKQTTLSMKEGYGFVREHKGDKVMVVWAGNQ from the coding sequence ATGAAACGCACTGCATTAGCTGTTCTGATGTTACCCGCATTCGCGCATGCCGACTGGTCATCGCCGGGATTTAACGCGTTTAGCGCTGAAGGTACCGGCGTCTTTACCAGCCAGGCAACGCTTGCGAAGGGTACCCGCCCGCTGACGTTGAGTCTTGACAACGCGTGCTGGCAGCCGACAGGTGCCATTAAGCTCAACGAGATGCTGTCGCTCAAACCGTGCGAAGGCACCCCACCGCAGTGGCGGTTATTCCGTGACGGCGTTTATCAGATGCGTATTGATACGCGCTCGGGAACGCCGACGCTGATGTTGACGGTGCAAAGTGCGGCGCCACAGCCTGTCGCAAACGTCACCCGCCAGTGCCCGAAGTGGGACGGCAAACCGCTGACGATCGACGTCGTTAACACCTTCCCGGAAGGCACGGTGGTGCGTGATTTTTACACTAAACAGACCGCGACCGTTCAAAATGGCAAAGTGACTCTTCAGCCAGCCGCCAACAGCAATGGCCTGCTGCTGCTTGAGCGCGCCGAGACGGACAAACCCGCGCCGTTCAGCTGGCAAAACGCCACCGTCTATTTCGTGCTGACCGATCGCTTCGTGAATGGCGACCCCACCAACGACAACAGCTATGGCCGTCATAAAGACGGTATGCAGGAGATTGGTACTTTCCACGGCGGCGATCTGAAAGGGCTTACCAGCAAACTGGATTACCTTCAGCAGCTGGGCGTGAATGCGCTCTGGATAAGCTCGCCGCTGGAGCAGATCCACGGCTGGGTTGGCGGCGGCACCAAAGGGGATTTCCCCCACTACGCCTATCACGGCTATTACACTCAGGACTGGACGAAGCTCGACGCCAACATGGGCAACGAAGATGATTTACGCCAGCTTGTCGACGACGCGCACAGGCGCGGTATCCGCGTCCTGTTTGACATTGTCATGAACCACGCGGGTTATGCGACGCTTGCAGATATGCAGGAGTATCAGTTTGGCGCGCTCTATTTGCAGGGCGATGAGCTGAAAAAAACCCTCGGCGAGCGCTGGACTGACTGGAAGCCAGGAGCGGGGCAAAGCTGGCACAGCTTCAACGATTACATCAACTTCAGTGACAAAGCCGCATGGGAAAAATGGTGGGGTAAAAAATGGATCCGTACCGATATCGGTGATTACGACAACCCGGGCTTTGACGATCTGACCATGTCGCTGGCCTTCCTGCCTGATCTGAAAACGGAATCTAAGATCCCGTCAGGTTTGCCGAACTTTTATCAACACAAGCCCGATACCAACGCGAAAGTGATGACGAATTTCACGCCGCGAGATTACCTGACCCACTGGCTTAGCCAGTGGGTACGTGACTACGGCATCGACGGTTTCCGGGTCGATACCGCTAAGCACGTTGAGCCTGAAGCCTGGCAGCAACTGAAAAACCAGGCCAGCCAGGCGCTGGCCGCGTGGAAAGCCGCCAACCCGGACAAAAAACTCGACGATGCGCCGTTCTGGATGACCGGTGAATCCTGGGGCCACGGCGTGATGCAGAGCGATTATTACCGCCACGGCTTCGATGCGATGATCAATTTTGACTATCAGGAGCAGGCGGCAAAAGCGGTGGACTGCCTGGCTGATATGGATTTGACCTGGCAGCAAATGGCAGAAAAGCTGCAAAGTTTTAATGTGCTGAGCTATCTCTCCTCCCATGATACGCGTCTGTTCCGTGAAGGGGGCCAGCGCGCCGCTGAGTTACTGTTGCTGGCGCCGGGAAGCGTACAGATCTATTACGGCGATGAATCAGAGCGTCCATTCGGCCCGACGGGCTCCGATCCGCTACAGGGAACCCGTTCGGATATGAACTGGCAGGACGTCACGGGTAAACAGGCGTTAACTGTCGCCCACTGGCAGCTTCTGGGGCAGTTCCGCGCCCGTCATCCGGCGGTGGGTGAAGGCAAGCAAACAACGCTGTCGATGAAAGAAGGCTACGGCTTTGTGCGCGAGCACAAGGGCGATAAGGTGATGGTGGTGTGGGCGGGTAATCAATAG
- a CDS encoding 4Fe-4S dicluster domain-containing protein yields the protein MNQFILADPEKCIGCRTCEVACMMSHQSSATPVAFTSRIRVVKGETFTTAVGCHQCEDAPCANVCPTGAIHRAAGAWLVKQSRCIGCKSCMVACPFGAMQVRVVEDRVQALKCDLCAHREGGPACVEACPTHALRCIDPASLRAERLRNMA from the coding sequence ATGAACCAATTTATCCTGGCGGATCCTGAAAAATGTATCGGGTGTCGTACCTGTGAGGTAGCGTGCATGATGTCGCATCAAAGCAGCGCCACGCCAGTAGCGTTTACGTCACGGATCCGCGTGGTTAAGGGGGAAACCTTCACCACGGCAGTGGGCTGCCACCAGTGTGAAGATGCGCCCTGCGCGAATGTCTGCCCGACGGGGGCCATCCACCGCGCTGCGGGAGCCTGGCTCGTTAAGCAATCGCGCTGTATCGGCTGCAAAAGCTGTATGGTGGCGTGCCCGTTCGGGGCAATGCAGGTTCGGGTCGTGGAAGATCGCGTTCAGGCGCTGAAATGTGATTTGTGCGCGCATCGCGAGGGCGGTCCCGCCTGCGTCGAAGCCTGTCCCACCCACGCGCTGCGCTGCATAGACCCCGCCAGCTTACGCGCGGAACGGCTGCGTAATATGGCCTGA
- the yiaJ gene encoding IclR family transcriptional regulator YiaJ, whose amino-acid sequence MSIKESEMTQEKERPAGSQSLFRGLMLIEILSNYPNGCPLAHLSELAGLNKSTVHRLLQGLQSCGYVTPAPAAGSYRLTTKFIAVGQKALSSLNIIHVAAPHLEALNIATGETVNFSSREDDHAILIYKLEPTTGMLRTRAYIGQHMPLYCSAMGKIYMAFGHQDYVASYWESHQEQIQPLTRNTITELSAMYDELAEIRDHSMAMDKEENELGVSCIAVPVFDIHGRVPYAISISLSTSRMKQVGEKNLLKPLRDTAEAISKELGFNVREA is encoded by the coding sequence ATGAGCATAAAAGAGAGCGAAATGACGCAAGAAAAAGAGAGGCCAGCAGGTAGCCAGAGCTTGTTTCGCGGCCTGATGCTGATTGAAATCCTCAGTAACTATCCGAACGGGTGTCCGCTTGCGCATTTATCAGAACTGGCGGGGCTGAATAAAAGTACCGTGCACCGGTTATTGCAGGGGTTGCAGTCGTGCGGGTACGTGACGCCAGCGCCGGCGGCAGGGAGCTATCGTCTGACCACCAAATTTATCGCCGTCGGGCAAAAGGCGCTTTCATCTCTCAATATTATTCACGTGGCGGCGCCGCACCTCGAGGCGCTGAACATTGCCACCGGCGAAACGGTCAACTTCTCCAGCCGTGAAGATGATCACGCGATCCTGATTTATAAGCTTGAGCCGACAACCGGTATGCTGCGCACGCGCGCATATATCGGCCAGCATATGCCGCTCTATTGTTCTGCAATGGGCAAAATCTATATGGCGTTTGGTCATCAGGATTACGTGGCGAGCTACTGGGAAAGCCACCAGGAACAGATCCAACCTTTGACCCGCAACACCATCACCGAACTGAGCGCGATGTATGATGAGCTGGCGGAAATTCGCGATCACAGTATGGCGATGGATAAAGAAGAGAACGAGCTGGGTGTGTCATGTATCGCCGTGCCGGTCTTTGATATTCACGGGCGCGTACCCTATGCCATCTCCATTTCGCTGTCGACGTCGCGCATGAAGCAGGTGGGTGAGAAAAACTTGCTAAAACCGCTGCGTGACACGGCGGAAGCTATCTCGAAAGAACTGGGGTTTAACGTGCGCGAGGCGTAA
- a CDS encoding MFS transporter has translation MNISSNALHADIPRQRWLRIIPPILIACIISYMDRVNIAFAMPGGMDEELGISATMAGLAGGIFFIGYLFLQVPGGKIAVHGSGKKFIGWSLVAWAVISVLTGLVTNQYQLLVLRFLLGVAEGGMLPVVLTMISNWFPDAERGRANAIVIMFVPIAGIITAPLSGWIITALDWRWLFIIEGLMSVVVLVLWAFTVYDRPQEARWISEAEKNYLVQTLAAEQQAIAGKEVKNASLSAVLSDKTMWQLIALNFFYQTGIYGYTLWLPTILKELTHTSIGQVGMLAILPYIGAIAGMFLFSSLSDRTGKRKLFVSLPLIGFALCMFLSVALKEHTWLAYAALVGCGFFLQSAAGVFWTIPARLFSAEMAGGARGVINALGNLGGFCGPYAVGVLITLYSKDAGVYCLAVSLALASLLALLLPAKCDAGAEPNPTVTPHKRAA, from the coding sequence ATGAATATTTCTTCTAATGCTCTACACGCGGACATTCCGCGTCAACGCTGGCTAAGGATCATTCCCCCTATTCTTATCGCCTGCATTATTTCCTATATGGACCGCGTAAATATAGCTTTTGCGATGCCCGGCGGTATGGATGAAGAGCTGGGCATTTCCGCCACGATGGCGGGCCTGGCGGGGGGGATCTTTTTTATCGGCTATTTGTTCCTGCAAGTTCCCGGCGGAAAAATTGCCGTGCACGGCAGCGGTAAGAAGTTTATCGGCTGGTCGCTGGTTGCCTGGGCGGTGATCTCGGTTCTGACCGGGCTTGTGACCAACCAGTATCAGCTGCTGGTGCTGCGCTTCTTACTCGGTGTGGCGGAAGGCGGGATGCTGCCCGTTGTGCTCACGATGATCAGTAACTGGTTCCCGGATGCCGAGCGCGGCCGCGCCAACGCGATTGTGATCATGTTCGTGCCCATCGCCGGGATCATCACCGCCCCGCTGTCGGGCTGGATTATTACCGCTCTCGACTGGCGCTGGCTGTTCATTATTGAAGGTCTGATGTCCGTTGTTGTGCTGGTGCTGTGGGCGTTCACCGTCTACGACCGGCCTCAGGAAGCGCGCTGGATCTCTGAGGCCGAGAAAAACTACCTGGTACAAACGCTGGCGGCAGAGCAGCAGGCCATTGCGGGTAAAGAGGTGAAAAACGCCTCGCTCAGCGCGGTGCTGTCTGACAAAACCATGTGGCAGCTGATCGCCCTCAACTTCTTCTACCAGACTGGCATATACGGTTACACCCTCTGGCTGCCCACCATTCTGAAAGAACTGACGCACACCAGCATCGGCCAGGTGGGAATGCTCGCTATTCTGCCTTACATCGGCGCCATTGCCGGTATGTTCCTGTTCTCTTCACTCTCTGACCGCACCGGCAAGCGCAAGCTGTTTGTCTCCCTGCCATTGATTGGCTTTGCGCTCTGCATGTTCCTCTCCGTGGCGCTGAAAGAGCACACCTGGCTGGCCTATGCCGCGCTGGTGGGCTGTGGCTTCTTCCTGCAATCCGCAGCGGGCGTGTTCTGGACTATCCCGGCGCGTCTGTTCAGCGCTGAGATGGCGGGTGGCGCTCGCGGCGTGATCAATGCCCTGGGCAACCTCGGCGGGTTCTGCGGTCCTTATGCGGTAGGCGTACTGATCACCCTGTACAGCAAAGACGCAGGCGTTTACTGCCTGGCGGTTTCGCTGGCGCTGGCATCGCTGCTGGCCCTGCTGTTACCGGCGAAATGCGATGCCGGAGCAGAGCCTAATCCCACGGTGACTCCACATAAACGTGCGGCCTGA
- a CDS encoding YhcH/YjgK/YiaL family protein — MIFGHIAQPNPCRLPLAIEKALNFLRTTDFTTLAPGVIEIEGRNIFAQVLDLTTKEQHENRPEVHRRYLDIQFLAWGEEKIGIAIDTGNNKISESLLEQRDIIFYHDSEHESFIEMIPGSYAIFFPQDVHRPACIKNKGSAIRKIVVKVAISELD, encoded by the coding sequence ATGATATTCGGACATATTGCACAGCCAAATCCATGTCGCCTGCCACTGGCGATAGAAAAGGCGCTTAATTTTCTGCGTACCACGGATTTCACCACCCTGGCACCGGGCGTGATCGAAATTGAAGGCCGCAACATTTTTGCCCAGGTTCTCGACCTCACCACAAAGGAGCAGCACGAGAACCGCCCTGAAGTCCATCGCCGCTATCTGGATATCCAGTTTCTGGCCTGGGGTGAAGAAAAAATCGGTATTGCTATTGATACCGGGAATAACAAAATCAGCGAATCATTGCTGGAGCAACGGGATATTATTTTTTATCACGACAGTGAACACGAGTCGTTTATCGAAATGATACCTGGCAGCTACGCCATATTTTTCCCGCAGGATGTTCACCGTCCTGCCTGTATTAAAAACAAGGGATCCGCAATTCGTAAAATTGTGGTGAAAGTGGCCATCAGCGAATTAGATTAA
- the yiaK gene encoding 3-dehydro-L-gulonate 2-dehydrogenase, which produces MKVTFQELKAAFNRVLLDRGVKADTADACAEMFARTTESGVYSHGVNRFPRFIQQLDAGDIIPDAQPKRVTTLGAIEQWDAQRSIGNLTAKKMMDRATELASDHGIGLVALRNANHWMRGGSYGWQAAEKGYIGICWTNSIAVMPAWGSKECCIGTNPLIVAIPSNPITMVDMSMSMFSYGMLEVNRLAGRELPVDGGFDDEGNLTREPGVIEKNRRILPMGYWKGSGLSIVLDMIATLLSDGASVAEVTQDNSDEYGVSQIFIAIEVDRLIDGPTRDAKLQRIMDFITTAERADENVAVRLPGHEFTRLLEENRRDGITIDDSVWAKIQSL; this is translated from the coding sequence ATGAAAGTGACCTTCCAAGAGTTGAAAGCGGCGTTCAATCGGGTTCTGCTCGATCGCGGTGTAAAAGCGGATACCGCTGACGCCTGCGCCGAGATGTTCGCCCGCACCACGGAGTCCGGCGTTTATTCACACGGCGTCAACCGCTTCCCGCGATTTATTCAGCAGCTTGACGCAGGCGACATCATCCCTGACGCCCAGCCGAAACGCGTAACGACATTAGGCGCCATCGAACAGTGGGATGCGCAGCGTTCCATCGGCAACCTGACGGCGAAGAAGATGATGGACCGTGCTACCGAGCTGGCGTCCGATCACGGGATCGGCCTGGTGGCGCTGCGTAACGCGAACCACTGGATGCGCGGCGGCAGCTACGGCTGGCAGGCGGCGGAGAAAGGCTATATCGGCATCTGCTGGACTAACTCTATTGCCGTGATGCCCGCGTGGGGATCAAAAGAATGCTGCATCGGCACAAACCCGCTGATCGTCGCTATCCCGTCGAATCCAATCACCATGGTCGATATGTCGATGTCGATGTTCTCCTACGGCATGCTGGAGGTGAATCGCCTGGCCGGACGCGAATTACCGGTCGACGGCGGCTTTGACGATGAAGGCAATCTGACCAGAGAGCCGGGCGTGATTGAGAAAAACCGTCGCATTCTGCCCATGGGCTACTGGAAAGGTTCTGGCTTATCGATTGTGCTCGACATGATCGCCACCCTGCTCTCTGACGGCGCGTCCGTTGCGGAAGTGACCCAGGACAACAGCGACGAATACGGCGTATCGCAGATCTTTATCGCCATCGAAGTGGATCGCCTGATCGACGGTCCAACCCGCGATGCCAAACTACAGCGCATCATGGACTTCATCACCACCGCAGAACGCGCTGATGAAAATGTCGCCGTCCGTCTGCCTGGACATGAATTTACTCGCCTGCTGGAAGAAAACCGCCGGGACGGCATCACCATCGACGACAGCGTGTGGGCGAAAATCCAGTCTCTGTAA
- the xylR gene encoding D-xylose utilization transcriptional activator XylR (D-xylose enhances binding of XylR to the xyl promoter and activates transcription.), which yields MFEKRHRITLLFNANKAYDRQVVEGVGEYLQASQSEWDIFIEEDFRTRLENIKDWLGDGVIADFDDPVIEQLLSGVDVPIVGVGGSYHTPEHYPPVHYIATDNHALVETAFLHLKEKGVHRFAFYGLPATSGKRWAMEREYAFCQLVAQEKYRGVVYQGLETAPENWQHAQNRLADWLQTLPPQTGIIAVTDARARHVLQVCEHLHIPVPEKLCVIGIDNEELTRYLSRVALSSVAQGTRQMGYQAAKLLHRLLDNESLPLQRLLVPPVRVVERRSTDYRSLNDPAVIQAMHYIRNHACKGIKVDQVLDSVGISRSNLEKRFKEEVGETIHAVIHAEKLEKARSLLISTSLSINEISQMCGYPSLQYFYSVFRKEYDTTPKEYRERYSEVLL from the coding sequence ATGTTTGAAAAGCGTCACCGCATTACGTTGTTATTCAATGCCAACAAAGCCTATGACCGGCAGGTGGTTGAAGGGGTTGGCGAATATTTGCAGGCGTCGCAATCCGAATGGGATATTTTCATCGAAGAAGATTTCCGTACCCGTCTGGAGAACATCAAAGACTGGCTGGGCGACGGGGTCATCGCTGACTTTGACGACCCCGTGATTGAACAGTTGCTGAGTGGCGTTGACGTGCCTATCGTGGGCGTTGGCGGCTCTTATCATACACCGGAACATTATCCTCCCGTTCACTACATCGCCACGGATAACCATGCTCTGGTCGAGACCGCCTTCCTCCATTTAAAGGAGAAAGGCGTCCATCGTTTTGCGTTTTACGGATTGCCCGCCACGAGCGGAAAGCGCTGGGCGATGGAGCGTGAGTATGCCTTCTGCCAGCTGGTTGCCCAGGAGAAGTATCGCGGCGTCGTTTATCAGGGGCTGGAAACCGCGCCAGAAAACTGGCAGCACGCACAAAATCGTCTGGCTGACTGGCTGCAAACGCTGCCGCCCCAGACAGGGATTATCGCCGTGACGGACGCCCGCGCCCGCCACGTATTACAGGTGTGCGAACATTTGCATATTCCGGTGCCTGAAAAGCTGTGCGTGATTGGTATTGATAACGAAGAGCTTACGCGCTATCTGTCGCGCGTGGCGCTCTCATCCGTGGCTCAGGGTACCCGTCAGATGGGCTATCAGGCCGCAAAGCTGCTGCACAGACTGTTAGACAACGAATCCCTGCCGCTCCAGCGTCTGCTGGTTCCTCCCGTTCGCGTGGTCGAACGTCGCTCAACTGACTACCGCTCATTAAACGATCCGGCCGTGATTCAGGCGATGCACTACATTCGCAATCATGCCTGCAAAGGGATTAAGGTCGATCAGGTGCTCGATTCGGTCGGCATATCACGTTCGAATCTGGAGAAGCGGTTTAAAGAGGAAGTGGGTGAGACGATCCACGCCGTGATCCATGCGGAAAAGCTGGAGAAAGCGCGCAGTCTGCTGATCTCCACCTCGCTGTCGATCAACGAGATTTCACAGATGTGTGGCTATCCGTCGCTTCAGTATTTCTATTCGGTGTTCAGGAAAGAGTATGACACCACGCCGAAGGAGTACCGGGAACGGTACAGTGAAGTCCTGCTCTAG
- the avtA gene encoding valine--pyruvate transaminase: MTFSLFGDKFTRHSGITRLMEDLNDGLRTPGAIMLGGGNPAQIPEMNTYFQTLLAEMLENGKATDALCNYDGPQGKTELLTLLAAMLREALGWDIEPQNIALTNGSQSAFFYLFNLFAGRRADGTTKKVLFPLAPEYIGYADAGLEEDLFVSARPNIELLPEGQFKYHVDFEHLHIGEETGMICVSRPTNPTGNVITDDELMKLDALANQHGIPLVIDNAYGVPFPGIIFSEARPLWNPNIILCMSLSKLGLPGSRCGIIIANEKIITAITNMNGIISLSPGGIGPAMMCEMIRRNDLLRLSNEVIKPFYSQRVQETIAILRRYLPEERCLIHKPEGAIFLWLWFKDLPITTELLYQRLKKRGVLMVPGDYFFPGLDKPWPHTHQCMRMNYVPDPEKIEAGVKILAEEIENAWREAG, from the coding sequence ATGACGTTTTCACTTTTCGGCGACAAATTTACCCGCCATTCAGGCATTACCCGCCTGATGGAGGACCTCAACGACGGGCTGCGCACCCCAGGCGCTATCATGCTTGGCGGCGGAAACCCGGCTCAAATTCCGGAGATGAACACCTACTTCCAGACGCTGCTGGCAGAGATGCTGGAAAACGGTAAAGCAACCGATGCGCTATGTAATTACGACGGCCCTCAGGGTAAAACAGAACTACTGACGCTTCTGGCGGCAATGCTGCGGGAAGCGCTGGGTTGGGATATCGAACCACAGAATATTGCACTGACAAACGGCAGTCAGAGCGCGTTTTTCTACTTATTCAATCTGTTCGCCGGACGCCGCGCCGACGGCACCACGAAAAAAGTGCTGTTCCCGCTGGCACCGGAGTATATTGGCTATGCCGATGCCGGCCTCGAAGAAGACCTGTTTGTTTCCGCACGTCCGAATATCGAGTTGCTGCCAGAGGGCCAGTTCAAATATCACGTCGATTTTGAACATCTGCATATCGGTGAAGAGACGGGCATGATCTGCGTATCTCGTCCCACCAACCCGACGGGGAACGTGATCACCGACGACGAGCTGATGAAGCTGGATGCGCTGGCGAATCAGCACGGCATCCCGCTGGTGATCGATAACGCCTATGGCGTACCGTTCCCGGGGATCATCTTCAGCGAAGCGCGTCCGCTATGGAACCCGAATATCATCCTCTGCATGAGCCTCTCCAAGCTGGGCCTGCCGGGCAGCCGTTGCGGCATTATCATTGCTAACGAGAAAATCATCACCGCCATTACCAACATGAACGGCATTATCAGCCTTTCGCCTGGCGGCATCGGCCCGGCGATGATGTGCGAGATGATCAGGCGTAACGACCTGCTGCGCCTGTCGAATGAGGTGATTAAGCCGTTTTACTCTCAGCGCGTTCAGGAAACTATAGCCATCCTTCGCCGCTACTTACCGGAAGAACGCTGCCTGATCCATAAACCGGAAGGGGCAATTTTCCTGTGGCTGTGGTTTAAGGATCTGCCCATTACGACAGAGCTGCTTTATCAGCGTCTGAAAAAACGTGGCGTACTGATGGTGCCAGGGGATTACTTCTTCCCGGGGCTGGATAAGCCGTGGCCGCACACGCACCAGTGCATGCGTATGAACTACGTCCCGGACCCGGAAAAAATCGAAGCGGGTGTGAAAATTCTCGCCGAAGAGATTGAGAACGCCTGGCGCGAGGCCGGTTAA
- a CDS encoding DUF4862 family protein, producing MTNTGFIIGAYPCAPSFHQKGEQEEYTFWRELSDTPNIRGLEQPCLENLHPFGDEWLFRHTPGNWQIVVTAVMETMRRRGSNGAFGLASADEEQRKACIEYYRHLHQKIDAVHTRFPGKVVALEMQAAPQAGNESVEQATEAFSRSVREIASWDWGCDLVLEHCDAMNGPAPRKGFLPLEQVLEVVKETDISVCINWARSAIEGRNTALPLEHVQAALAAGKLGALMFSGTTPHGEYGEWQDLHAPFSSFCADSLMSIEHVKALFTAASAATLKFSGIKLLEINANADVSHRIAILRDGISAMNKASQ from the coding sequence ATGACCAACACCGGTTTTATTATTGGTGCGTACCCCTGCGCACCCTCGTTTCACCAGAAAGGGGAGCAGGAAGAATACACCTTCTGGCGGGAACTTTCCGACACGCCAAATATTCGCGGGCTGGAACAACCTTGCCTTGAAAATCTCCATCCGTTTGGTGATGAATGGCTGTTTCGTCATACGCCGGGCAACTGGCAGATCGTTGTCACAGCCGTTATGGAAACCATGCGCCGCCGCGGCAGCAACGGCGCGTTTGGCCTGGCGTCCGCGGACGAAGAACAGCGTAAAGCGTGCATTGAATATTACCGCCATCTGCATCAAAAGATTGATGCCGTTCACACCCGCTTTCCCGGGAAAGTGGTCGCTCTGGAAATGCAGGCCGCACCGCAGGCGGGTAATGAATCTGTCGAGCAAGCGACAGAAGCATTCTCCCGCTCGGTACGGGAAATCGCGAGCTGGGACTGGGGCTGCGATCTGGTGCTGGAACACTGTGATGCGATGAATGGCCCGGCGCCGCGTAAAGGGTTCTTGCCCTTAGAGCAGGTGCTGGAGGTAGTGAAAGAGACCGATATCAGCGTCTGTATCAACTGGGCACGTTCGGCTATTGAAGGTCGCAACACCGCCCTTCCGCTGGAACATGTTCAGGCGGCACTCGCTGCCGGGAAACTGGGGGCGCTGATGTTTTCGGGCACGACCCCTCACGGTGAGTATGGAGAATGGCAGGATCTGCACGCGCCGTTTTCTTCGTTCTGCGCCGACAGTCTCATGTCCATTGAACATGTAAAAGCGCTGTTTACTGCGGCGAGCGCCGCAACATTGAAATTCTCCGGTATTAAATTACTGGAAATAAATGCTAATGCTGACGTCAGCCATCGCATCGCTATTTTGCGCGACGGCATTAGCGCTATGAATAAAGCATCACAATAA
- a CDS encoding protein bax, with amino-acid sequence MISTPIRRYGAAILMLLTMAFSGEVLAKTHTDTTSKKAHVIKTTSSKVSSKQEYSRNSAKSSSLPDLRKYPSGTPRKKAFLRTVMPYIKSQNAAITADRNWLISKQYDSRWSPSERTRLKDIAKRYKVKWSGNTRRVPWNSLLERVDIIPGSMVATMAAAESGWGTSKLARNNNNLFGMKCVKGRCTNAPGKVKGYSQFESVKDSVNAYVVNLNTHPAYSSFRKSRAQLRKADQEVTATAMIHKLKGYSTQGQRYNNYLFSMYQDNQRLIAAHM; translated from the coding sequence ATGATATCGACTCCCATTCGACGATATGGGGCCGCGATACTCATGTTACTCACCATGGCATTTTCAGGTGAGGTGCTTGCAAAGACGCACACGGATACAACGAGTAAGAAAGCCCACGTAATAAAGACGACAAGCAGTAAGGTTAGCAGTAAACAAGAGTATTCTCGCAATAGTGCAAAGAGTAGTTCACTTCCTGATTTGCGAAAATACCCTTCCGGGACACCAAGGAAAAAAGCGTTTCTCCGGACGGTAATGCCTTACATTAAAAGCCAAAATGCCGCGATTACTGCGGATCGTAACTGGCTGATCTCCAAACAGTACGACAGCCGCTGGTCGCCGTCTGAGCGCACTCGCCTGAAAGATATCGCCAAACGCTATAAAGTGAAGTGGAGCGGGAACACGCGTCGCGTGCCTTGGAACTCACTGTTAGAACGTGTGGACATCATTCCAGGCAGTATGGTCGCGACAATGGCCGCCGCCGAAAGCGGTTGGGGCACCTCGAAGCTGGCGCGCAACAACAACAATCTGTTTGGCATGAAATGCGTAAAAGGTCGTTGTACTAACGCGCCCGGCAAGGTGAAGGGCTATTCACAGTTTGAATCGGTGAAAGATTCCGTGAATGCCTACGTGGTGAACCTGAACACCCACCCGGCCTATTCCTCGTTCCGTAAGTCACGCGCTCAGCTGCGTAAGGCGGATCAGGAAGTGACGGCCACGGCGATGATCCATAAGCTGAAAGGTTATTCCACTCAGGGACAGCGTTATAACAATTACCTGTTCTCCATGTACCAGGATAACCAGCGTCTGATTGCCGCACATATGTAA